A section of the Streptococcus oriscaviae genome encodes:
- a CDS encoding YbaB/EbfC family nucleoid-associated protein has protein sequence MMNMQNMMRQAQKLQKQMEKSQAELAASQFTGTSAQDLVSATFTGDKKLVSIDFKAEVVDPEDLETLQDMTVQAINDALTKIDEATQKKLGAFAGKLPF, from the coding sequence ATGATGAATATGCAAAATATGATGCGCCAAGCGCAGAAGTTACAGAAACAAATGGAGAAAAGTCAGGCTGAGCTAGCTGCAAGTCAGTTTACCGGTACTTCGGCCCAAGATTTGGTGAGTGCAACCTTTACAGGAGATAAAAAGCTGGTCAGCATTGACTTCAAAGCCGAAGTTGTAGACCCAGAGGATCTTGAAACCCTGCAAGATATGACGGTACAGGCAATTAACGATGCCCTCACCAAGATTGACGAGGCTACTCAGAAAAAATTAGGAGCCTTCGCAGGAAAACTTCCATTTTAA